Proteins from a genomic interval of Colletotrichum higginsianum IMI 349063 chromosome 6, whole genome shotgun sequence:
- a CDS encoding Transient receptor potential ion channel produces the protein MMRLSFAKPLLLLGSLAAYLTTPVMAAEQLLQSNSLNTCQDDSSFTASLFNVVFTPSNGSAAINIVAVSSVQGSIVFDVSISAYGYEFLRRTVDPCSINLAGLCPMTAGKITMNFNLPVGEDAVGQIPGIAYNIPDLDATVRVFVNLTDTDESVACVEADISNGKTVDLIGVKWATAIIAGLGLISSAIISGLGHTNTAAHVAANTLSLFGYFQSQAIVGLTGVHLPPIVQSWTQDFVWSMGIIRVQFMQDIFTWYQRATGGTPATLLNSLTTTSVQVEKRSLDWAVSAARMARRGIEAGASVVAKRANIQLSSGSYIVFGIQRVAFRAKIESTNLFMTGLTFFCIFVIFTVLGVAAFKGFCELAVRQKWMKSEKFFEFRNGWFTVLKGILFRMTLIGFPQMTILCLWEFTQVDSAAEVVLAVFFLFGMALTLGWASFKVIRIARRSVAMHRNPAYILFSDPQALNKWGFLYVQFRASAYYFIVPMLGYTVVKGMFVAFAQRNGTIQAIAFVIIEAAALIAASVLRPWMDKSTNSFNIAICVMNFLNAIFLLIFSDVFGAPALVNGIVGVVLFIANAAFALILLLLVIVSSTLIYFRKNPDARYQFMADDRASFMKSQTQLNTTTELDALAATARGDKAHYNKGLDLDDDNDSISSESLRRRADASGVGVPQSAAQSQHSLQRPGGQNGQAPHSPVDPSMPLFPADNRNPYGQAPTRTPSPYNGSASTLAANGNPNQFRQQNNASPAQYRSQNNASPWQRGAGYDH, from the exons ATGATGCGGTTGTCATTCGCAAAGCCGCTGCTCCTGCTCGGCTCTCTGGCCGCCTATCTTACCACCCCCGTCATGGCCGCCGAGCAGTTGCTGCAGTCCAACTCACTCAACACTTGTCAGGATGACTCGAGTTTCACGGCCAGTCTGTTCAACGTCGTCTTCACCCCTAGCAACGGGAGTGCTGCCATTAACATTGTTGCCGTTTCCTCCGTCCAGGGCAGCATCGTTTTCGATGTCTCCATCTCGGCTTATGGTTACGAATTTCTGAGGCGTACCGTTGACCCCTGCAGCATCAACCTCGCTGGTCTGTGCCCCATGACTGCTGGAAAGATCACCATGAACTTCAACCTccccgtcggcgaggacgctGTCGGACAGATTCCCGGCATCGCCTACAACATTCCCGATCTCGACGCCACTGTCCGTGTCTTTGTCAACTTGACCGATACCGACGAGAGTGTGGCTTgtgtcgaggccgacatcTCAAACGGAAAGACTGTCGACTTGATTGGAGTCAAATGGGCCACCGCGATCATTGCCGGCCTGGGTTTGATTTCCTCTGCCATCATTTCAGGTCTGGGTCACACCAACACTGCCGCCCACGTTGCTGCCAACACCCTGTCGCTCTTTGGCTACTTTCAGTCTcaggccatcgtcggcctgACCGGTGTACACCTGCCTCCCATTGTCCAATCCTGGACTCAGGACTTCGTGTGGTCTATGGGCATCATCCGCGTCCAATTCATGCAAGACATCTTCACCTGGTACCAGCGGGCCACGGGTGGAACGCCGGCCACCCTCCTGAACTCTCTGACGACCACGTCTGTTCAAGTTGAGAAGCGTTCCCTGGATTGGGCCGTTTCCGCCGCCAGGATGGCCAGGCGCGGTATCGAGGCAGGTGCTTCTGTTGTCGCCAAGAGAGCCAACATCCAGCTGTCTTCCGGCAGCTACATCGTCTTCGGTATCCAACGAGTCGCCTTCCGAGCCAAGATCGAATCGACCAACCTCTTCATGACCGGATTGACCTTCTTCTGCATCTTCGTCATCTTTACCGTCCTTGGCGTCGCTGCCTTCAAGGGATTTTGCGAGTTGGCAGTCCGACAGAAGTGGATGAAGAGCGAGAAGTTCTTCGAGTTCCGCAACGGATGGTTCACCGTCTTGAAGGGCATCCTCTTCCGCATGACTCTGATTGGTTTCCCTCAGATGACGATCCTCTGCCTCTGGGAGTTCACTCAGGTCgactccgccgccgaggtcgtcctcgccgtcttcttcctcttcggcaTGGCTCTCACCCTTGGCTGGGCCTCCTTCAAGGTCATTCGCATCGCCCGCCGGTCTGTTGCCATGCATCGCAACCCGGCCTACATCCTGTTCTCGGATCCCCAGGCTCTGAACAAGTGGGGTTTCCTCTACGTTCAGTTCCGCGCATCGGCCTACTACTTTATTGTGCCTATGCTTGGCTACACCGTTGTCAAGGGCATGTTCGTCGCGTTCGCCCAGCGCAACGGAACCATCCAGGCTATTGCGTTTGTCATcatcgaggcggcggctctCATCGCTGCCAGCGTCCTCCGCCCCTGGATGGACAAGAGCACCAACTCGTTCAACATTGCCATTTGCGTCATGAACTTCCTCAACGCCATCTTCCTACTCATCTTCTCGGACGTCTTCGGCGCCCCGGCCTTGGTCAATGGAATCGTTGGTGTTGTGCtcttcatcgccaacgcGGCCTTCGCTTTGAttctcctgctcctcgtcatcgttAGCAGCACTTTGATCTACTTCCGCAAGAATCCGGATGCTCGCTACCAGTTCATGGCGGACGACCGCGCCTCGTTCATGAAATCGCAGACTCAGCTCAATACGACGACGGAACTGGATGCCCTGGCCGCCACCGCCCGAGGTGATAAGGCGCACTACAACAAGGGActtgacctcgacgacgacaatgacTCCATCTCGTCCGAGTCCTTGCGTCGCCGCGCGGATGCTTCGGGCGTTGGCGTGCCGCAGTCGGCAGCACAGTCTCAGCACTCTCTGCAGAGACCCGGCGGCCAGAACGGCCAGGCGCCCCATTCTCCGGTGGATCCCTCGATGCCTCTGTTCCCGGCCGACAACCGCAACCCTTACGGACAGGCCCCGACAAGAACTCCTAGCCCGTACAACGGCTCTGCATCCACACTCGCTGCCAATGGCAACCCCAACCAGTTCAGGCAACAAAACAACGCCAGCCCCGCACAATACAGATCACAAAACAACGCTAG CCCTTGGCAGCGAGGTGCCGGTTATGACCACTAG